The genomic region acttaaaaacctggctattcaaaaaagcctactattattGAACTGAGTCCTTGCTTTGCGTTCTAGTTTAATCCCACAGACACTCATACTCTGATATTTATTCCTATTATACAAAGTTTTTTACATGGATTTGTATTCTTTCCGTTTTAATGTAAAGcaatatgctgaattaatgtttgaatgtaaaccgaggtgatgtttcttacgtgccccggtatataaaaaaatccgtaaataaataaataaaataaataatgcaggatgtttatcctgttggactctatgccatcctggacataaagtgccacaccacctcccgggtgctcctctgtcattggatataatttgtaccccggtctagcactgtcccattggttgtcctccttccaccatgtctccgacatgctatacattctaattctcccatcttactttagacttctgacattagcatacaaacatttcaaatttgtttttgtttgtattttcattctgctttttaattgatagggataagttggcACCGACTACCTCTcgtattattggaacctcaccatcaggatgccctaattctaatgcatcatttgtatcctttgaagatacctctctctgaaccatgtgctgctgagggactgtctgctttcccctttgttctagtttaagagCTGCTCTCCTTTTTagaggttagcgccagcagtctagttccactctggttagGGTGGAGCCCAgtccttcagaagagactcctccttccccaaaaggttccccagttcctaacaaaaacCTGTacatccctcttccttgcaccatagtctgatccacgcattgagactccagagctctgcctgcctctggggacctgcgggtggaacagggagcatttcagagaatgctaccctagaagttctggatttaagctttctacccaagagcctaaatttggcttccagaacctccctcccacattttcctgtcattggtgcccacatgtaccacaacagccagctcctccccagcactgtctaaaatctaggtgacgcatgaggtctgccacctttgcaccaggtaggcatgttaccagacgatcctcatgcccaccagccacccagctggtgggcatgaggattcctaataatcaaatcaccaactatgatggccgacctaacccttccctcctgggcagtaggccttggggagatatcctcagtgcgaaaggacaatgcatcacctggagagcaggtctttgctacaggatcatttcctgctgcaccaggttgatgttctccaagcatgagaccttcctccaaggcagcaccagggctgccgatctgaagttggaacttggctatgtccctgaaggtctcatctgtatACCTTTGTCTGCCTCAGATCCTCCAGACATTGGACTcgttctgagagccaggagctctttgcatcccatgcacaacttctcaccagcgggtaaaaaaatcatacatgtgactctatgcagaagactgggaagcccccctcttgctgctggactgctgttagagtgactcactgctctcttgattaacaaatgttggtacctaatcaaatgaAATCACACTaaacacttttccaaggtgagtaacaacttttcaacctttttacttaggtattcaCTGCTcgtagcttatttctagcttctggctactttgattaatatacaaacactaacttctgtttattcgctgcctattaaaagcacaaacacactaaataataatcccaaatacttaaaaaaaaagacaatattccaagcaaaaacttactgattcctttcagccaccagcaaggtgatcctctgcTCTCAGTGCTTCCACTGAGTAGTGAACATGTATCAGAGTAAGTAAGTGATTCAATGTGCATGAGAAAGTACATGCAGGAACAAACATAACGTACATGTGTAAGAGAAAGGATTGTGTACCTGCCCCTTCCCACCAacacaatctcagggtaactggaaatcaagacCCAATTTCCACACCTGGCAAAAggttaatccttattagttttacttattgggtATTTGATGAGTTTGTTTTAACATCATGAAAGGACccgaacaggttaatgtaaatgttatttattcacaTAATAGGACtagaggcattccatgaagtagctcatttaaaaacaaaaaagaaagaaaattctcactcagtgcatagttaagctttggaattcattgccagaggaagtggttatgGCTGTTagtataactggatttaaaaaaggtttagataagttcagagagaaaaaaatccataactgcTAACAAGCAATAATAGATTAGATCTATTTAACAGAcgggtacttgcaaggtacttgtaatttagattggccactgtttgaggtaggatgctgggcttggacccctggtctgacttagtatggcatAGCTTGTGTTCTTGGGGTTTGggaatttttatttaaatgtttaatttgatGTTCtattcagctattttgaaatatgtactCTTTGTTACTATATAGGGGATgcttttctctggctccatctgctggaagggagacataacccagcagtctggactgatcctggtacgtacagggaacagggtCTGGCTTGTAATGgcctccagttcagtttttgcctgcatgtttatttatataaatatgtCTATTCTGCTAATGCAAGCTTGGCCACCCGGTGTTTTGCAGGTCCATTGGCTGTGGCACCATCAAGTCTCTTGGAGAGAGAATGTTGCCAGGAAGAAGTGGGAATGGATAAGGGAGGGGGCTGGTGAGGGCTGCCAGCAAGCAAAGACTTCACATAATTCAGTAGTACTAGGGCAAGGGGCACTCACTGAGTGAACACGAGCAGCAGAATAGTATGCGTGCACGCCTCTGAGGAAGAGAGAGTAGGAGTATGTGGGTGTGTTTGGGAGCAACGCTTTTGGGTATGTGAGGGTGGAGCTTTCCCATTCCCTCTTGTGATAAACATAGTGGCTTTGCGGCTCTCAATGTGTGAAatgttggccacccctgccctaatcTAACCATAATCACTGTGACTGTCACTTCCAGCTGCAGTATCCCATGCTCCACCATATGCATTCATTCCTGATTTATTCTGCTTTGCTCCAACCAGAACCCCTGGGACCTGTCATCCTACAACCATATCCAAACAGTCTCAGCAAGGCTCATGGTTCTTAATTTCCAATAAACGTTGCAGGCCTTAGGAATGCTACatggacctaaaaaaaaaatgacaacagTGCTGGGGGTGTTACAGCTGCATGCTCATTTTCCACTCCTACctttccaattttttattttttttttaaattaacagacCATTTCTGCTGTGCCAAGCTATTCTTACCACATTACGGTGCTTACTCACGCTACCTGCTCTGTGCATGAATTAACAGACACCTTTTGGGGCATTATACAGATacccttctcattgccttgctctgctcctaccaccACTACCTTTCAAGGCAGGTCTTTGTACCCAAGGGTGTTTTTCCTATTATTCCAGCTGTGTTTTAGGTTCTTGCCAGGTATCCTTCCCCTACAGTACTGCACATTGTTATGGCCTAGCCATACATTACTTTGTAAATGTACTGAAACTAGTCTCAGAATTTTGATACTATTTGTCTATTGTACTCACCTTCTTGCcagctatccattcttttgcacacttgaAGCACTGCTCCATGAACTGTAAGCAATTTCATTACCACTCACTGTTCTGATGCACACTTGGGTACCTACCTGCATGGTTTACTGACACAAATATCCTACTGGACTGGAGGATCAGCCAAGTGCAGCCAACCATACTTCAACAAGAGGCATCCCCCTTTATGGTTGTATGCTCCAATGCCGGCATCTTCCATGCTACATCCCTCAACCTACACCTGTGGATCCTTGTGctgctcagccttgctgccatatgcaGATTTTCTACCTTGGGGTTCTTCACTTTTCTGCCAcactccagctcttacactttgaagacttctgctctgcacctctcccatgcttttggggggggggggggggggggagggggggtcttgATACTATTCTGATTCTTGGTTCATTTATCTCTACCGTGggattttctgcttcattcccccttcatggttcCTTAGGGTGCTAATGCCACTTGTTCCTCATCATACCAACTATTCATGACACTAGTGCTGGGCTGGCATCCTCAAACCTacactgttcttcctcctcttctagaGCACAGATTAAGTACTTCAATAGTTTAATttcattcgttttccattaaatcCTAATATGGATCCCAAACCAAAACTgttctgcatatccctactgcTAGCAGCTTTTCCTTTTGATGGAGTCTTCATTGAGGactaaggaagggggggggggggggaagatactTACAAcatattttgttgtgttctcattGACTTTAACTACATTTTTGGCCATGTGTTTCATGATAAGCATCAGACCATCCTCTGTATAGCCAGTATAGTACTGCTGAGtcaaatcctgaaatgaaattGCAGGTTGTCAAATACAGATATATCACTCATAGCTAAAATTAGTCTCTGGTAGAATGCCATTCAAGCTTACATCCTGTAGTTAAGAAAGCTTTGATCAAGCTtatgccatttggattcccagtaGCATTTTCCCTGAGAAAGCCAGTCAATTTAATACATTGAGATTTAATTTGTGTTCTAAAGATTTATACAATGGTCAAAACCAGTTACTCTAGCTCAGACTACATTAGCAGACAAGCATTCCCATATAAAACAGGAAGAACCACCTAGTTAGAGATTTGAGAGGGGAAAGCTGTACTGTAGAAAAGTTAGTCACATCAAAATGCAACCAGTTTTTAGACAATGGGTGGTACATACATTAGCTAGATGATGCAAGCTTAAGATGGCTCCCAGCATACCAAACCAGGCAAACTCACCCATGTGCCTTGCCCCAGAATCTTTTGAGATAAACACAAGgcagcagctgctatttctgaaGGAAGAAAATGAACCATGTCATAGTCCACAAGGGTCAGCTCCATCAGGTATTTTGCTAGTGTGTGCTGTTTAACATCTGCCTGAAAATCAAATGTTGTACAATTAAACTAGGGTCAGCGTTACAAATCAGATTATTAAAGTCAAGCAACCTGACCATAAGAGAAGCTACACTGGGAAAGCAACAGTAGATCAAGGCAGATAGGATTCAAGTAAGATTAATTTACACTACCATACTACTCCAAAAATGAAGTGTCTCTCTGCCAGCAGGTAGAGATAAAACCAAGTATGACAATACATGAGCTGGTGCAGCAGTAATCTTGACAGTATACTTGTCAAGTTGATTAAATGAACAAGTGAGTAAGCTTCCATTAGAAATGGGATCCCTCTTAGGAAAGAGCAGGTCCTGCTCCCAAACAAATCTGCTGTAATTTCTGTATTTTTGCCAGCCTAAACAGATATGGGAGGATTCTGGAATAGTATGGCAGGATTTGAGGAAAGAAAATTCAGATCAAAAATTGCTCCTATCATCATCCAGTCCaaacaccagctctgggtgagTAGAGTAGAATCAATAGGCCCACAGCTTTGAGAGGAGGTTTTCAACTCTTAAGGAGTTCCTAACCCCTTGGGCTTTGGCAGGACCTCCCAAGGAGGGTCAATTGGGAACTCTTCAAATACTGCACCTGCTGAAGATAGATACTGACTAGGTTACTATTGTGCCAGCTCATGTACCAAGTGATGTCCaccaaaaaaacaccccacaaaCACTGTAGTTTTAGCAACATCTGCTACTACTTTCTGGACAGGTTTGACAAGATAAGTAGTTCTTTAAACTTGTGACCTGAAGTTTAGTAAGAGCAGGAAAGTCCTTCAATTCTGTGACAGTATTCTGCATCTAGGGTCAAGACATTAAGTTCCCATCCACAACCAGAAGATGTTAAGCTTACTTAGTTGAGACAATTAGCTTTATATCCTCTGGTTTAAAAGAAATAGCCAAATTCTGTAAGACCATGACCATTATCCCACTCAAAATTTACACTGTTCCCCCACCCCATTCTAAGATCTCTTAAGTCATAAGCAGGGTGGCTATCCAGTTACTTGCCTACTCTGCTTATTGGTAAGTCTACCCTGACCCCAGTCCCCTGAAAGTGGTGCAGTTTTGCCTATAGCAGTCTGGCTAATTGCTAATAGTTAATAGCCTGTAACATGGAGGTTCATACTCCATGAGTAGAAGTAAGCCAAGATAGACAGCAATTGTGCATCACAAATGAAGTTCTCATTCTTAACAAAAAACTTGATCAGAATGAGTCCAATCAGAACTGATCCAATCTTAAAAAGCTGCATTTTCTGGTAGACTTAGTAAAACTTGCTCAGATTGGCACACACATTGCATGCTTTTGATGCACGTCTTAAGAAGTGAAGTGGCAAAGGTCGTCCTAGATCAAAGTTGAGCGCTCTCAAAATCATCATTTCCATCTCCTTGATCTGATCCTTGGAGTATGCATGATCAGTGATATAAACAAAGTCTCCAATTTCAGGGGCATACATTTCTTCATATTTTGATGCTATCAACAGTGCTGTAACACCAGCCAGCTGAAGCTTCTTGCGACCAACTGGCTGGACCTAAGTTAGGAGACAAAACACTGAATGTTAGAACTCTCATATCACAACACTGCAGATTTAAAGAGACactggagggggtggggtgggctggCTTCAGTTTAGAAAGATGCAAGAACTCTTGAGCTGTTCTTGAACATTTGCATCTGATATACAATCTCATGTTAAATACAAGGCTTTATAATCAAATAGTCACtgaaattcaagcaaaaaaatTATATAGTTAAGGGAAGTGAAGCATACAGAATCTTACCATTTGGAGAGTTGGACAGTTAGGGATCAGATCCTTGCTCAATATGAAGGCTTGGTTCAGCTCTGAAGATTCCATAGCCAAGGAGAGAGTTCATCTTTCCATCACAGCCTACAAACTAGGAAGACTTGACTAGGCCAGCCTGGTGCTCCAGTGACAATGTACAAGAGACCCACCTTTGATGCACAGAACACTTACTTGCAAGAAACGGTCCAAGACTGCAATACCCATGTAGAGTGTCTCCTGGAGAAGCAGGAACCTAGAATGGACCTGCACTAGCCAGTCCACCAGTATAGTTCGCATACGTTCATTGATCCCTCTTCCTTCAAGATATTTGGGATACACTCTCTGCTGAGCCTACAACCAAGTGAATGCTTAAATTTATTGTattaccttttaaaaaaaaaaaaaagtacccaaacattagataagcAATAGTAGGTTGTGATCTAAGCACTGatactgaacagccctaacttctgtagcctttcctcatagggcagctgttccatgccccttttggtcacctttctctgcactctccagtgcagctatatcctctGAGATGCGATAACCAGAATTGCACCCATTTTGGTAATACTAGAGGGAAAATCAAAATTCCCAAAATACTTAAATAGCACAACTGTGGGAATCATATCAATTAACATCTCTTATAAACATTCTCATATTTATCCTAACTCCAGTAACTTAAATGTCAAAGTTTCAATAAAGTTGTTTAATACAAAATGttctattttttcacttttaaaaaatA from Rhinatrema bivittatum chromosome 13, aRhiBiv1.1, whole genome shotgun sequence harbors:
- the CCNB2 gene encoding G2/mitotic-specific cyclin-B2 isoform X1, which translates into the protein MAARRAVTNREVDYAIRGGIPKAKSQITTRRAALGDIGNHVTVRGPQAAKNFKAPTKVTQKPEAMTTILQKVLSPAPMDVSMKEEELCQAFSDTLLNVEDIDAGDGGNPQLCSEYVKDIYIYLRNLEAQQRVYPKYLEGRGINERMRTILVDWLVQVHSRFLLLQETLYMGIAVLDRFLQVQPVGRKKLQLAGVTALLIASKYEEMYAPEIGDFVYITDHAYSKDQIKEMEMMILRALNFDLGRPLPLHFLRRASKACNADVKQHTLAKYLMELTLVDYDMVHFLPSEIAAAALCLSQKILGQGTWDLTQQYYTGYTEDGLMLIMKHMAKNVVKVNENTTKYVAVKNKYASNKLMTISTAPQLKAQLIKDLAASLQV
- the CCNB2 gene encoding G2/mitotic-specific cyclin-B2 isoform X2, whose protein sequence is MTTILQKVLSPAPMDVSMKEEELCQAFSDTLLNVEDIDAGDGGNPQLCSEYVKDIYIYLRNLEAQQRVYPKYLEGRGINERMRTILVDWLVQVHSRFLLLQETLYMGIAVLDRFLQVQPVGRKKLQLAGVTALLIASKYEEMYAPEIGDFVYITDHAYSKDQIKEMEMMILRALNFDLGRPLPLHFLRRASKACNADVKQHTLAKYLMELTLVDYDMVHFLPSEIAAAALCLSQKILGQGTWDLTQQYYTGYTEDGLMLIMKHMAKNVVKVNENTTKYVAVKNKYASNKLMTISTAPQLKAQLIKDLAASLQV